The genomic segment CGTTCATGAAAAAAATCAAGGTCCAGTTACTGCTCTCAACAGAGGAATCAAAGAATCAGTAGGTGAGTACATTGCTCTTGGAGCGGCTGACGATAAAGTTCTTCCTGGTTTTTTTCAGGAATCAACCGATCTTTTGAATCAATTTCCAAATGCGGGTCTCTGTACAACAAACTTTTGTTATTTTTATGATGGAGAAAGTAAGGAACATGTAAAAGCAAGCATTTTGAATGTAAAAGAACCTTGTGTTTTTACGGTTAATGAAGTTGTGAATTTAATCAAAAAATATAATTTTTGGATACCTGGTAATGGTTCAGTCTTAAGAAAATCATGCATAGTAGAGTGTGGCCTATTAAAGGAAGACTTGAAGTCGTTATGTGATTGGTTTTTATGCCTTGCAATAGCATTTCGTTATGGGGTATGTTACATCCCAAAGGCGTTAACTGCATTTAGAATGAGTGTAAATAGTTATTCATTACGCTCTCCTCAACATAAGCTGTATGATGCCTTATTTCAGCGTTTAGATAGTCCAGAATATAGTGATATTAAAGAGCTATTTTTGAAGTCGGGTATTTTTTTTCAGCTTGATAAAGCAATTTTTCCCTATCTTTTTAAAAAAAAAGGGTGCAAGAAGTATGTTTTTTCTATTTTTATGCAGAAATTTCGACAAAAAATGCACAACTTAAGAGAGCAATAAGAGGATAGCTTAATGACTTATCGTATTTTAAGAATATGTGCAGCATATCCTTATATAAACTCGTTTGAAGAGGCCTATCGCCAAAAGAAGG from the Chlamydiales bacterium genome contains:
- a CDS encoding glycosyltransferase — translated: MVAISYILPNYNHGHYLPEALDSVLRQSVDSMEIVVVDDASSDNSIEIIKEYQSKYSQIKLIVHEKNQGPVTALNRGIKESVGEYIALGAADDKVLPGFFQESTDLLNQFPNAGLCTTNFCYFYDGESKEHVKASILNVKEPCVFTVNEVVNLIKKYNFWIPGNGSVLRKSCIVECGLLKEDLKSLCDWFLCLAIAFRYGVCYIPKALTAFRMSVNSYSLRSPQHKLYDALFQRLDSPEYSDIKELFLKSGIFFQLDKAIFPYLFKKKGCKKYVFSIFMQKFRQKMHNLREQ